A genomic region of Pseudomonas sp. MPC6 contains the following coding sequences:
- the thpR gene encoding RNA 2',3'-cyclic phosphodiesterase translates to MSDESHVPLKRLFFALDCAPAQRKAIAQWRADLQLRSGRPVPAENFHLTLLFLGAVGVARIAEICTVAAKVRKPGVSMRVVLDRLEVWRRAGVLVLAPDQAPPQLLRLVYALEQAMLPFGFEETPKEFRPHLTLMRDYRMPVPESVTPPEFFLRAEHFTLFESHKGRYRALAQWPLGAS, encoded by the coding sequence ATGAGCGACGAATCCCACGTGCCGTTGAAACGACTGTTTTTTGCCCTGGACTGCGCGCCTGCCCAACGCAAGGCGATTGCCCAATGGCGCGCTGACCTGCAGCTCAGGAGCGGACGCCCGGTGCCGGCGGAAAACTTTCACCTGACCCTGTTGTTTTTGGGCGCGGTCGGCGTAGCCCGGATTGCAGAAATCTGTACGGTTGCCGCGAAGGTCCGTAAACCGGGGGTGTCAATGCGGGTGGTGCTGGATCGTCTGGAGGTCTGGCGCCGGGCAGGGGTGCTGGTGCTGGCACCCGATCAGGCACCGCCGCAGTTGTTGCGTCTGGTGTATGCGCTGGAACAGGCGATGTTGCCGTTCGGGTTTGAAGAGACACCGAAGGAGTTCCGCCCGCACCTGACGTTGATGCGCGACTATCGAATGCCGGTGCCAGAGTCTGTGACGCCACCCGAGTTCTTTTTGCGCGCCGAACACTTCACCTTGTTCGAATCCCATAAAGGCCGCTATCGGGCGTTGGCGCAATGGCCGTTGGGTGCGTCGTAG
- a CDS encoding MFS transporter: MKPTIAAADSVQPTASVRWALASLALSMLLSALGTSIANVGLPTLAAVFDAPFQQVQWIVLAYLLAITSLIVSVGRLGDLIGRRRLLLGGIGLFTLASALCALAPTLWLLIGARALQGLGAAIMMALTMAFVGETVAKEKTGSAMGLLGTMSAIGTALGPSLGGMLIAGFGWQALFLSTVPLGLLTGWLAHRHLPADRPKARSEGARFDSLGTLLLALTLGAYALAMTLGRGSFGHLNLALLVAAGVGCALFVFTQSRVSSPLIRLSLLRDPQLGASLAMSTLVATVIMATLVVGPFYLSQALGLDAVRVGLVLSVGPFVVALTGVPAGRIADYFGAQRMTLAGLLAMAAGCLALSVLPPTLGIGGYLVPMVVVTLGYALFQTANNTAVMADVAPDQRGVISGLLNLSRNLGLITGASALGAVFALASATAEISNAHPDAVASGLRITFAVALGLIVTALAVALSSRADQTR; the protein is encoded by the coding sequence ATGAAGCCAACTATTGCAGCAGCGGACTCCGTACAACCCACTGCCTCAGTGCGCTGGGCATTGGCCAGCCTGGCGCTGTCGATGTTGCTGTCCGCGCTGGGCACCAGCATCGCCAACGTCGGCCTGCCGACCCTGGCCGCCGTATTCGACGCCCCGTTCCAGCAGGTGCAATGGATCGTCCTCGCTTATCTGCTGGCGATCACCAGCCTGATCGTCAGCGTCGGTCGGCTCGGCGACCTCATCGGTCGTCGACGCCTGCTGCTGGGCGGCATTGGCCTGTTCACCCTGGCCTCGGCCCTGTGCGCCCTGGCGCCGACGCTGTGGCTGCTGATAGGCGCCCGGGCGCTGCAGGGGCTCGGCGCAGCAATCATGATGGCGCTGACCATGGCTTTCGTCGGCGAGACGGTGGCCAAGGAAAAAACCGGCAGCGCCATGGGGTTGCTGGGGACGATGTCGGCGATTGGCACCGCGTTGGGGCCGTCCCTGGGCGGCATGCTGATCGCCGGTTTCGGCTGGCAGGCACTCTTCCTGAGCACCGTGCCGCTGGGTTTGCTGACGGGGTGGCTCGCGCATCGCCACCTGCCGGCCGATCGCCCCAAAGCCAGGTCCGAGGGTGCCCGCTTCGACTCGCTGGGCACCCTGCTGTTGGCGCTGACGCTGGGGGCGTACGCCCTGGCCATGACGCTCGGACGCGGCAGCTTCGGTCACCTCAACCTGGCGTTGCTGGTGGCGGCAGGTGTTGGCTGCGCCCTCTTCGTCTTCACCCAGTCCCGAGTCAGCTCCCCCTTGATCAGGTTGTCGCTGTTGCGTGATCCGCAACTCGGCGCCAGCCTCGCCATGAGCACACTGGTGGCGACAGTGATCATGGCGACGCTGGTGGTCGGGCCCTTCTATCTCTCGCAGGCACTCGGACTGGATGCCGTCAGGGTCGGGCTGGTGCTGTCGGTCGGGCCATTTGTGGTGGCGCTGACGGGCGTGCCCGCAGGTCGCATCGCCGACTATTTTGGCGCGCAACGCATGACCCTCGCCGGGCTGCTCGCCATGGCGGCCGGCTGTCTCGCGCTATCGGTATTGCCACCTACGCTCGGCATCGGCGGCTACCTCGTGCCCATGGTGGTCGTCACCCTCGGCTATGCGCTGTTCCAGACGGCCAATAACACCGCGGTCATGGCCGATGTGGCGCCGGACCAGCGGGGCGTCATCTCCGGCCTGCTCAACCTGTCGCGCAATCTGGGGCTCATCACCGGGGCCAGCGCCTTGGGTGCAGTGTTTGCGCTGGCCTCGGCGACGGCCGAGATCAGCAATGCGCACCCCGATGCAGTGGCCAGCGGCCTGCGGATCACCTTTGCCGTTGCATTGGGGCTGATCGTTACGGCATTGGCCGTCGCCCTAAGCAGCCGCGCGGATCAAACAAGGTAG
- a CDS encoding DUF1428 domain-containing protein, protein MSYVDGFVIAVPTANREKFKQHAESAAAIFIENGALSLAECWGDDVPDGKVTSFPMAVKLKDDETVVFSWIVWPDKATRDKGMEKLMADPRLQPDVNPMPFDGQRMIFGGFDMLVKA, encoded by the coding sequence ATGTCCTACGTAGATGGCTTTGTGATTGCCGTACCCACCGCCAACCGCGAAAAATTCAAGCAACACGCCGAGTCCGCCGCCGCCATTTTCATCGAGAACGGGGCGCTCAGCCTTGCCGAATGCTGGGGCGACGATGTACCTGATGGCAAGGTGACGTCATTTCCCATGGCGGTGAAGCTCAAGGACGACGAAACCGTGGTGTTTTCCTGGATCGTCTGGCCCGACAAGGCCACGCGGGACAAGGGCATGGAAAAACTCATGGCCGATCCGCGGCTGCAGCCCGACGTCAATCCGATGCCGTTCGATGGCCAGCGCATGATCTTCGGCGGTTTCGACATGCTCGTGAAGGCTTGA
- a CDS encoding LysR family transcriptional regulator produces the protein MSTPDFNLLVTLDVLLAEGSVARAAKRLRLSPSAMSRALARLRETTGDPLLVRAGRSLVPTPRALELRERVSQLVQDAEAVLRPAEQPDLRQLSRTFTLRSSEGFVENFGAALIARMAGQAPGVRLRFMHKPDKDSTALRDGTIDLETGVVGKSASPELRTQGLFRDRLIGVIRRGHPLAQGEITPARFAAGSHISVSRRGLERGPIDEALASRELERQIVTIVAGFSTALALARATDLIASVPERHTASLREGMHSFALPFAVPTFTVAMLWHPRLDADPAHRWLRSCVHEVCAQ, from the coding sequence ATGTCCACTCCCGATTTCAATCTGCTGGTCACCCTTGATGTGCTGCTTGCCGAAGGCAGCGTTGCGCGCGCCGCCAAGCGCTTGCGACTGAGCCCTTCGGCGATGAGTCGGGCGCTGGCACGCTTGCGCGAAACCACCGGCGATCCGCTGCTGGTCAGGGCCGGACGGAGCCTGGTGCCGACACCCCGGGCGCTGGAGCTGCGTGAGCGGGTCAGTCAGCTGGTGCAGGACGCAGAAGCGGTATTGCGGCCAGCCGAGCAGCCGGACCTCAGGCAACTCAGCCGCACCTTCACCCTGCGCAGCAGTGAAGGCTTCGTCGAGAATTTCGGCGCGGCGCTCATTGCGCGCATGGCCGGGCAAGCGCCCGGGGTACGGCTGCGCTTCATGCACAAACCCGACAAGGACAGCACTGCATTGCGCGACGGCACGATCGATCTGGAGACGGGCGTAGTGGGCAAGTCGGCCAGCCCCGAGTTGCGGACACAGGGCTTGTTTCGCGACCGTTTGATTGGCGTTATACGCAGGGGGCATCCACTGGCGCAGGGCGAGATCACCCCCGCCCGGTTTGCGGCGGGCAGCCACATCAGCGTGTCCCGGCGGGGGCTCGAAAGGGGGCCGATCGATGAGGCCCTGGCGTCGCGGGAACTGGAGCGGCAGATCGTGACCATAGTCGCCGGTTTCTCGACCGCCCTGGCCCTGGCCCGGGCTACCGACCTGATCGCCAGTGTGCCTGAACGGCATACTGCCAGCCTGCGCGAAGGGATGCACAGCTTCGCTTTACCCTTTGCCGTGCCGACGTTCACCGTGGCCATGCTGTGGCACCCGCGGCTGGATGCGGATCCTGCCCACCGGTGGTTGCGCAGTTGTGTACATGAGGTGTGTGCACAGTAA